In Halalkalibaculum roseum, a single window of DNA contains:
- a CDS encoding aminotransferase class V-fold PLP-dependent enzyme: MDCQKHLFSLPEDHHYLNCAYFSPILKSVEEAGKRGIEQKRTPWKVSPEHFFKDSDRLRSLFAQLVNAPKANRVAILPSASYGLSTVAKNLPRDTSKKIIVVGEQFPSNVYPWMRYCDETDAQLEIIKAPDKPKGRGKRWNEHILDAIDKNTLMVAIGNVHWTDGTLFDLISIGKKCREIGAFLVIDGTQSVGALPFDIQEIRPDALICAGYKWLMGPYSIALGYFGPRFREGIPLEEGWLDRKGSEDFAGLVNYVDEYQPGSIRFDVGERSNFILVPMMIKALEQLLEWEPKNIQNYCKDLTQQLVEELPQLGFQIEDTEWRSHHLFGIRLPEHISAKELQQNLTDHNIHVSVRGSAIRIAPNVYNEEEDIEALKNILKSSGSTS, encoded by the coding sequence ATGGACTGCCAGAAACACCTGTTTTCTCTTCCTGAAGATCATCATTATCTGAACTGCGCATACTTTTCCCCGATACTGAAATCGGTGGAAGAAGCCGGGAAACGAGGCATTGAGCAGAAACGAACTCCGTGGAAAGTATCTCCCGAGCATTTTTTCAAAGACAGCGACCGCCTGCGCAGTCTCTTCGCACAATTGGTGAATGCTCCGAAGGCCAACCGGGTTGCCATCCTCCCTTCTGCCTCTTACGGTCTTTCAACTGTTGCTAAAAACCTCCCGCGAGATACCTCCAAAAAGATCATCGTAGTGGGGGAGCAATTTCCGAGCAATGTCTATCCCTGGATGCGGTATTGTGATGAAACGGATGCACAATTAGAAATCATCAAGGCCCCTGATAAACCGAAAGGACGCGGCAAGCGGTGGAATGAACACATCCTGGATGCCATCGACAAAAATACGCTGATGGTCGCCATCGGAAATGTTCACTGGACCGACGGCACGCTCTTTGATTTGATCTCCATTGGCAAAAAATGTCGTGAAATCGGTGCCTTCCTGGTTATTGATGGAACACAGTCAGTGGGAGCTCTACCCTTTGACATTCAGGAAATCCGGCCGGATGCCCTGATCTGTGCCGGTTACAAGTGGCTCATGGGACCGTATTCCATAGCCCTGGGTTACTTCGGACCGAGATTTCGGGAAGGTATCCCGCTGGAAGAAGGCTGGCTGGATCGCAAAGGAAGTGAGGATTTTGCCGGACTGGTCAATTATGTGGATGAATACCAACCGGGCTCTATCCGCTTTGATGTAGGAGAACGCAGCAATTTCATCCTCGTGCCAATGATGATCAAAGCTCTGGAGCAACTGCTGGAGTGGGAACCGAAAAATATTCAAAACTATTGCAAGGATCTCACCCAACAGCTGGTAGAAGAACTGCCACAATTAGGATTTCAGATAGAGGACACGGAATGGAGAAGCCACCACCTCTTCGGCATCCGTCTGCCGGAACACATCTCAGCCAAAGAACTGCAACAAAATCTCACCGATCATAATATTCATGTATCCGTCAGGGGCTCAGCCATTCGAATCGCACCGAACGTGTATAATGAGGAAGAAGATATAGAAGCACTTAAAAATATATTGAAATCATCCGGCTCCACTTCATAA
- a CDS encoding sodium:solute symporter encodes MHWIDWAILIAFLAYTIWDGTRHGKESSNIEGFFLANRSMPWWAMGLSVMATQASAITFIGTTGQAYVEDMRFVQIYLAVPFAMILLCVTLVPFFHKLQNFSAYEVLEERFGLKTRLFTSLLFLFSRGLGLGIIIAAPSYVLALLLDFPLAPTILIIGITATFYTMVGGISGVIHTDVKQMTVMLFGLIFSFYWIITSLPPDVSISDSFYLAGTLGKLEALDLNFDISEKYNIWTGVIAALFLMLSYFGTDQSQVQRYLTAVSLKDARKSLLLTAYAKIPMQFFILLLGVMLYVFYIFGPAPLTFRSVEPDTVQNSEIVAGEVLEQEYQAAYLKRKEAARDLLESKNQNNAQAFVEADNYLNEIRDKEQERQERITQSSINDTNYIFPYFIVNEIPIGIIGLIIAGIFAAALSSIDSELNALSTVFIVDWYRRLNKNERSEAWYLKSSRAVTLFWGLLATLAALALGETRSIIELVNKVGSYFYGSILGIFILLLWVKKANGFGALTGLICGMSSVFIFDRLYDNPETGVYQFVMPWSNIPEGFEKTIEYLWLNPLGTGVVVSVGFLLSVVWEKVRSNE; translated from the coding sequence ATGCATTGGATAGACTGGGCAATTCTTATAGCCTTCCTGGCCTATACCATATGGGACGGTACCCGGCACGGTAAAGAGTCGAGTAACATTGAGGGCTTTTTCCTGGCAAACCGTTCCATGCCCTGGTGGGCAATGGGACTATCGGTTATGGCAACCCAGGCTTCTGCCATCACCTTTATCGGCACGACCGGTCAGGCTTATGTGGAAGACATGCGCTTTGTACAGATCTACCTGGCCGTGCCTTTTGCCATGATTTTGCTCTGCGTCACGCTGGTGCCTTTTTTCCACAAGCTTCAAAATTTCAGCGCCTATGAGGTACTGGAAGAACGTTTTGGACTCAAAACCCGCCTCTTTACCAGCCTGCTATTCCTGTTTTCCCGAGGGTTAGGCCTCGGTATTATTATCGCAGCTCCTTCATATGTACTGGCCCTGTTGCTGGATTTCCCACTGGCTCCTACGATACTCATCATAGGTATTACGGCCACATTCTACACCATGGTAGGCGGTATTTCCGGGGTGATTCATACCGATGTCAAGCAGATGACCGTGATGCTGTTCGGTCTCATATTCTCCTTTTACTGGATTATCACAAGCCTGCCACCCGACGTTAGTATTTCCGATTCCTTTTACCTGGCAGGAACACTCGGAAAGCTGGAAGCCCTGGATCTCAATTTTGACATCAGCGAGAAATACAATATCTGGACCGGAGTAATTGCAGCACTCTTTTTAATGCTCTCCTATTTCGGGACGGATCAAAGCCAAGTGCAGCGTTACCTGACAGCGGTATCACTAAAAGATGCCCGTAAATCACTGCTGCTTACTGCCTATGCCAAAATACCCATGCAGTTCTTTATCCTGCTGCTGGGAGTTATGTTGTACGTCTTTTATATTTTTGGACCGGCCCCGCTTACCTTTCGATCGGTGGAACCCGATACCGTGCAAAATTCAGAGATTGTAGCCGGTGAAGTGCTGGAACAGGAATACCAGGCCGCCTATCTTAAGCGCAAAGAAGCTGCCAGGGATTTGCTGGAAAGTAAGAACCAGAACAACGCCCAGGCTTTTGTTGAAGCCGACAATTACCTCAATGAAATACGTGATAAGGAACAAGAACGGCAGGAGCGCATCACCCAATCGAGTATCAACGATACCAATTATATCTTCCCCTATTTCATAGTCAATGAGATCCCTATAGGTATCATTGGTCTCATCATTGCCGGTATCTTTGCGGCGGCGCTCTCGAGTATAGACAGTGAGCTCAATGCCCTTTCTACGGTATTTATTGTGGATTGGTACCGAAGACTTAATAAAAATGAACGCAGTGAAGCCTGGTACCTGAAATCATCCCGCGCCGTAACCCTGTTCTGGGGTTTGCTGGCAACACTTGCCGCACTGGCCCTGGGAGAGACACGATCCATTATAGAACTGGTCAACAAGGTGGGCAGCTATTTTTACGGTTCCATTCTTGGCATATTCATCCTGCTGCTCTGGGTAAAAAAGGCCAACGGTTTTGGTGCTCTCACCGGACTGATCTGCGGCATGAGCTCCGTCTTTATTTTCGATCGCCTGTATGACAATCCGGAAACCGGTGTCTACCAGTTCGTCATGCCCTGGAGCAATATTCCGGAAGGATTTGAGAAAACCATTGAATATCTCTGGCTCAATCCCCTGGGTACCGGAGTGGTTGTTTCGGTCGGATTTTTACTGAGTGTGGTTTGGGAGAAGGTGAGGAGTAATGAGTAA
- a CDS encoding sterol desaturase family protein: protein MEPIVEFFSDLPTVFRAGILIGGIFIFWVIEGVFPLFEFQYRKVQHALKNFVLTGFFVLIGLGFAGILLWSSEYVTEVGFGVLQWISMPLWLQAVVGVMLLDFFGAYLIHWIEHKVRILWKFHLVHHSDTTVDVTTGLRHHPGEAVFRMLFTILGVIMVGAPIWIVFLYQSISALFAHITHANIEMPRKIDRALSYVFITPLMHKVHHHYTQPLTDTNYGNIFAIWDRIFGTFAQVDDIKELTYGIDTHMDPEENDRLGNLLKIPFQEYRPPKGAKFDDYDLEK from the coding sequence ATGGAACCTATCGTTGAATTTTTTAGTGATCTGCCGACTGTTTTTCGGGCAGGTATCTTGATTGGCGGGATCTTTATTTTTTGGGTGATAGAGGGTGTTTTCCCCTTATTTGAATTTCAGTATAGGAAGGTACAGCATGCTCTAAAGAATTTTGTCCTCACCGGATTTTTCGTGCTGATCGGGCTGGGTTTTGCTGGGATCCTGCTGTGGTCTTCCGAGTATGTAACGGAAGTAGGTTTTGGTGTCTTGCAGTGGATCAGCATGCCCTTATGGCTGCAGGCAGTAGTTGGGGTTATGCTTCTTGATTTTTTTGGAGCGTACCTCATTCACTGGATTGAACACAAGGTTCGCATACTTTGGAAGTTTCACCTGGTGCATCACAGCGATACCACCGTTGATGTCACTACGGGATTGCGTCACCACCCGGGTGAAGCGGTCTTCAGGATGCTCTTTACCATATTGGGTGTCATCATGGTAGGTGCCCCCATCTGGATCGTGTTTCTGTACCAGAGTATCTCCGCCCTCTTTGCCCATATCACCCATGCCAACATCGAGATGCCCAGAAAAATAGATCGGGCCCTATCTTATGTTTTCATTACACCGCTAATGCACAAGGTGCATCATCACTACACCCAGCCGCTTACCGACACCAATTACGGAAACATCTTCGCCATTTGGGACCGGATCTTCGGCACCTTTGCCCAGGTAGATGATATCAAGGAACTGACTTATGGCATTGATACCCATATGGACCCCGAAGAGAATGATCGACTGGGCAATCTATTGAAAATACCTTTCCAGGAGTACCGCCCCCCGAAGGGCGCGAAGTTTGATGATTATGATTTGGAGAAGTGA
- a CDS encoding VPS10 domain-containing protein produces MTFKGITKAAFWQLVCILVLGLGIFSEGNAQQLDMEKFKDMEPRSIGPAGMSGRITAIDVVESNPDIIYAGSASGGLWKSTSGGVDWEPIFDEQKAASIGAVDIHQKNPSIIWVGTGEGNPRNSQSQGAGIFKSIDGGRTWEYMGLEKTRSIHRVIIHPDNPDVVYAGVQGNAWADTEERGVYKTTDGGETWEKILYNNTRTGIGDLVMDPSNPNKLIAAMWEFRRWPWFFESGGEGSGLYMTLDGGETWEELTSEDGLPEGELGRMGVAIAPSNPEIVYAIIESEENAIYRSTDGGYTWEERQEFEDDRAVGNRPFYYAEIYVDPFNENRVFSLYTYMSESIDGAKSFESLYPYYNWVHPDHHAFWLSEKSKGFMIDGNDGGLNITYDGGDNWRFIPNIPVGQFYHVNVDMEIPYHVYGGMQDNGSWQGPAYVWRSGGIRNAYWEELYFGDGFDVIIDQSNPRYAYAMSQQGNIGRVDRQTGSARFVKPTHPEGEQLRFNWNSAVNFDPFDDETIYFGSQYVHKSTDRGESWEIISPDLTTDDPEKQRQHESGGLTMDATGAENFTTILAIEPSPLEQGLLWVGTDDGKIHITRDGGENWTDLTGNLKGVPEGSWVGQVKASNFNPGEAVAVINNYRRGDWGVYVMRTTNYGKSWTNIAKDKGMEGYALSYVQDPEEENLEFVGTELGLYVSIDKGDTWTKWTNGYPTVSTYDMVIHPREHDLVIGTFGRSFWVLDDIRPLRDLAANGADELDKAVKAFATPDAYLAEMRQAAGTRFSADGMFSGENRPDGARLTYSVNSEVLAGTEEGSDGEDESMEKEKEKVTIEIFDASGNKIRTLEETPDQDGINRTTWGLERKGVENPSRELRRERDSEPGGRTVLPGNYKVKFTYGDFSDSTMVTVKTDPRIEMPMSALRATADLRSEVDTLRARLAKSTTSLAEALEIVEFNEQLVENDSRGEEELQSFKEANEEIKKQITALQDSVFGEEDDRQGITDNPNITVMNRLYAPLRYLGEDYNGPGETERNLLRLAREAVNEAIGNINSFFDTEWPAYRRTMEEADLTPFKEFEPVEME; encoded by the coding sequence ATGACGTTTAAAGGGATAACAAAAGCAGCATTTTGGCAACTGGTATGCATACTGGTACTTGGTCTGGGAATATTTTCGGAAGGAAATGCCCAGCAACTCGACATGGAAAAATTCAAGGATATGGAACCCAGGAGTATCGGTCCTGCGGGTATGAGCGGACGTATCACCGCCATTGATGTCGTGGAATCCAATCCTGATATCATTTATGCCGGTTCTGCATCCGGCGGTTTATGGAAATCAACCAGCGGTGGGGTGGACTGGGAGCCGATCTTTGACGAGCAGAAGGCTGCTTCCATAGGTGCTGTAGATATCCACCAGAAAAACCCAAGCATTATCTGGGTCGGTACCGGTGAGGGTAACCCGAGAAACAGTCAGAGCCAGGGTGCCGGCATTTTCAAAAGCATTGATGGGGGAAGAACCTGGGAGTATATGGGACTTGAAAAAACAAGGAGTATCCATCGGGTCATCATCCATCCTGATAATCCCGATGTGGTTTATGCCGGTGTTCAGGGCAACGCCTGGGCGGATACCGAAGAACGAGGTGTCTACAAGACAACCGACGGTGGAGAGACCTGGGAGAAGATACTTTATAACAATACCCGCACCGGTATTGGCGACTTGGTCATGGACCCTTCAAATCCAAACAAACTGATAGCCGCGATGTGGGAATTTCGTCGCTGGCCGTGGTTTTTTGAATCCGGTGGAGAAGGATCTGGACTCTATATGACACTCGATGGGGGTGAAACCTGGGAAGAGCTGACTTCAGAAGATGGCCTTCCGGAAGGAGAGCTGGGAAGAATGGGGGTAGCCATAGCTCCCAGCAATCCGGAAATCGTCTATGCCATTATTGAATCCGAGGAAAATGCGATCTATCGCAGTACCGATGGGGGCTATACCTGGGAAGAACGGCAGGAGTTTGAAGACGACCGTGCTGTAGGCAATCGTCCCTTTTACTATGCTGAAATTTATGTGGATCCGTTCAATGAGAACCGTGTATTCAGTCTGTACACTTACATGTCAGAAAGCATTGACGGGGCCAAATCTTTTGAAAGTCTCTATCCCTATTACAACTGGGTGCATCCCGACCATCATGCATTCTGGCTCAGTGAGAAGAGCAAGGGTTTTATGATTGACGGGAATGACGGGGGATTGAACATAACCTATGACGGTGGTGACAACTGGCGGTTCATTCCCAATATTCCAGTCGGACAGTTTTATCATGTGAATGTGGATATGGAAATTCCCTATCACGTCTATGGGGGCATGCAGGACAACGGTTCCTGGCAAGGGCCTGCCTATGTATGGCGTAGCGGCGGCATCCGAAATGCTTATTGGGAAGAGCTCTATTTCGGTGACGGGTTTGATGTAATAATAGATCAAAGCAATCCACGCTATGCCTATGCAATGTCTCAGCAGGGTAATATTGGGAGGGTAGACCGGCAGACCGGAAGCGCTCGATTTGTGAAGCCGACACATCCCGAAGGAGAGCAGCTGCGCTTCAACTGGAACTCAGCCGTAAACTTTGATCCTTTCGATGACGAGACGATCTATTTCGGGAGTCAATATGTGCACAAAAGCACCGACCGCGGGGAATCCTGGGAGATCATATCGCCGGATTTGACTACCGACGATCCCGAAAAACAGCGGCAACATGAGAGCGGTGGTCTGACGATGGACGCCACCGGCGCCGAGAACTTTACTACTATACTTGCCATTGAACCGAGTCCACTGGAGCAGGGTTTACTTTGGGTCGGCACCGATGACGGCAAGATCCATATCACACGCGACGGCGGTGAAAACTGGACCGATCTAACCGGCAATCTCAAAGGTGTGCCGGAAGGTAGCTGGGTAGGACAGGTGAAAGCCTCGAATTTCAATCCCGGTGAGGCAGTAGCTGTGATCAACAATTACCGGCGAGGCGATTGGGGAGTCTATGTAATGAGAACAACCAACTATGGTAAAAGCTGGACCAATATTGCCAAAGACAAAGGCATGGAAGGATATGCGCTCTCCTATGTTCAAGATCCCGAAGAGGAAAATCTTGAATTTGTAGGCACCGAGCTAGGCCTCTATGTGAGTATAGACAAAGGAGATACCTGGACGAAGTGGACCAACGGTTATCCAACGGTTTCCACCTACGATATGGTGATTCATCCACGCGAGCACGACCTGGTGATCGGAACCTTCGGACGATCGTTCTGGGTGCTCGATGATATTCGTCCCCTGCGTGACCTTGCCGCTAACGGTGCGGATGAACTGGACAAAGCCGTCAAAGCTTTCGCTACCCCGGATGCCTACCTGGCAGAAATGCGGCAGGCGGCCGGAACCAGGTTCTCTGCGGATGGCATGTTTTCCGGTGAGAACCGTCCGGATGGTGCACGATTGACCTATTCGGTGAATAGCGAGGTACTGGCCGGCACAGAAGAAGGCAGTGATGGAGAAGATGAATCAATGGAGAAGGAGAAAGAGAAGGTAACTATTGAAATCTTCGATGCATCAGGCAATAAGATCAGGACACTGGAAGAAACACCTGATCAAGACGGAATCAACCGTACGACCTGGGGCCTGGAACGCAAGGGTGTTGAGAATCCCAGCCGTGAACTGCGACGCGAGAGGGATTCAGAACCCGGAGGAAGAACGGTGCTTCCCGGTAATTACAAAGTGAAGTTCACCTATGGGGATTTCTCAGATTCAACGATGGTAACCGTCAAGACCGATCCAAGAATAGAAATGCCGATGTCAGCACTGCGAGCTACGGCTGATTTGCGTTCGGAAGTGGATACGCTCCGTGCAAGGCTGGCTAAGTCTACAACCTCGCTGGCTGAAGCCCTGGAGATTGTGGAATTCAACGAACAGTTGGTTGAAAATGACAGTCGAGGTGAAGAGGAACTGCAGTCCTTCAAAGAAGCCAATGAGGAAATTAAAAAACAGATTACGGCTCTTCAGGACAGTGTATTCGGTGAAGAAGATGACCGGCAGGGCATCACTGACAATCCCAATATTACCGTGATGAACCGGTTGTATGCTCCCCTGCGATACCTGGGCGAGGATTACAACGGACCCGGAGAAACGGAACGTAACCTACTGCGACTGGCCAGAGAAGCGGTCAATGAAGCGATTGGAAATATCAACAGTTTCTTTGATACCGAGTGGCCTGCATACCGACGGACTATGGAAGAGGCCGACTTGACACCCTTCAAGGAGTTTGAACCGGTAGAAATGGAGTAG
- the gltX gene encoding glutamate--tRNA ligase: MEGTVRVRFAPSPTGMLHIGGLRTALFNYLFAKGHPGGVFVLRIEDTDRSRYVEEAEEDIVNSLVWAGMDFDEGPGKPGKFGPYRQSERKDIYEDYAEQLVEQGNAYYAFDTTEELDQMRERLQKSGNPSPKYDAITRMSMKNSLTLPQEEVERKLEEGEEYVIRLKVPRRETIRFEDEIRGFVSFESKGLDDQVLLKSDGMPTYHLANVVDDHLMEITHVIRGEEWLSSAPKHILMYEYFGWEPPKMAHLPLIMSPSGGKLSKRKAETEGIPINTRDYIEQKFEPEALVNFLAYLGWSPGDDSEIHSLEELTEMFSLDRVSKGGAVFDYKKLIWYNEHYLREKPAEQLYPKIRTIAEEHGITPDKAYMLEIIPLMKERVSKIEDFITQGKFFFEDPEEYEEQAKKKWKDDSAELLEAYLEKLEDIDDKYFKADTLKSNLKEVIDAHDVGFGKLMMPLRIATTGMGHGPDLFPSLELLGKETTIRRIQRAVEELG; this comes from the coding sequence ATGGAAGGCACTGTACGTGTACGTTTTGCCCCTTCGCCGACGGGTATGTTGCATATCGGCGGACTAAGAACCGCACTGTTTAACTATTTGTTTGCTAAAGGTCATCCGGGCGGAGTTTTTGTGCTGCGCATTGAAGACACTGATCGATCACGATACGTCGAGGAAGCCGAAGAGGATATCGTCAATTCCCTGGTTTGGGCGGGAATGGATTTCGACGAAGGTCCCGGCAAGCCCGGAAAATTCGGCCCCTACCGTCAAAGCGAACGCAAGGATATCTATGAAGACTATGCCGAACAGCTGGTAGAGCAGGGCAATGCCTATTATGCCTTCGACACTACCGAAGAACTGGACCAGATGCGCGAGCGTCTTCAAAAGTCGGGCAATCCTTCTCCGAAATATGATGCCATCACCCGCATGTCCATGAAAAACAGCCTCACCTTGCCGCAGGAGGAAGTTGAGCGCAAGCTCGAAGAGGGTGAGGAATATGTAATACGCCTAAAGGTACCTCGTCGTGAAACCATCCGTTTTGAAGACGAGATCCGTGGATTTGTGTCTTTTGAAAGCAAGGGACTGGACGATCAGGTACTGCTGAAATCTGACGGCATGCCGACCTATCACCTGGCGAATGTAGTGGATGATCATCTGATGGAAATCACCCACGTGATTCGCGGTGAAGAGTGGCTCAGCAGTGCACCCAAGCACATTTTGATGTACGAGTATTTCGGCTGGGAGCCACCCAAAATGGCTCACCTTCCTTTGATTATGTCACCTAGCGGGGGCAAGCTTTCGAAGCGAAAAGCTGAGACTGAGGGCATTCCCATTAATACCCGGGATTATATCGAACAGAAGTTTGAGCCCGAAGCACTGGTCAACTTTTTGGCCTACCTGGGGTGGAGTCCGGGCGACGATTCCGAGATTCATTCCCTGGAAGAACTGACCGAAATGTTTAGTCTGGATCGCGTCAGCAAGGGCGGGGCTGTATTCGACTACAAAAAACTGATCTGGTATAATGAGCACTACCTGCGGGAAAAACCGGCAGAGCAGCTGTATCCGAAAATACGAACCATCGCCGAAGAGCATGGCATCACTCCTGACAAAGCCTATATGCTTGAGATCATCCCACTAATGAAGGAGCGGGTCAGCAAGATTGAGGATTTCATTACCCAGGGTAAGTTCTTTTTCGAAGATCCTGAGGAGTACGAAGAGCAGGCTAAAAAGAAATGGAAAGACGACAGCGCGGAACTGCTTGAAGCCTATCTGGAAAAGCTGGAAGATATTGATGACAAATATTTCAAAGCCGATACGCTTAAATCCAATCTGAAAGAGGTCATTGATGCCCACGATGTTGGATTCGGCAAGCTGATGATGCCTTTGCGAATTGCCACAACCGGGATGGGGCACGGACCCGATCTGTTCCCCTCGCTGGAGCTACTGGGCAAGGAGACCACCATCCGAAGAATTCAACGAGCTGTTGAAGAACTGGGCTAA
- a CDS encoding copper resistance protein NlpE N-terminal domain-containing protein, with protein MEKLLAGKSYGGVIPCADCEGIAYSLSFYANSRFQSESMYIGKSNKTFISEGSWQTAGDSTITLLPEEGDSRRLKVVGGEFLLLDRLGEEIEGKLASRYMLRNTDHRSLMGTIHADDSTSIDFKAHGNEPFWGLEIDRDSLITFKVVSGDSLGVVIADVKADSSGGELTFLSKPNNDSLNIALHPIGCMDNMSGKVYDYRVFVTQGEKKYFGCGGFIQ; from the coding sequence ATGGAAAAATTACTTGCGGGAAAAAGTTACGGTGGAGTTATACCCTGTGCGGATTGCGAAGGAATTGCCTATAGCCTAAGCTTCTATGCCAATAGCCGTTTTCAGAGTGAATCTATGTACATCGGCAAAAGTAACAAGACATTTATCAGTGAAGGATCCTGGCAGACGGCTGGAGATTCAACCATTACCCTGCTTCCGGAAGAAGGGGATTCCCGCCGATTAAAAGTTGTTGGTGGAGAGTTCCTGCTGTTGGATCGGTTAGGGGAAGAAATTGAAGGTAAACTTGCTTCAAGATATATGTTGCGGAATACCGATCACAGGTCTCTTATGGGAACGATACATGCCGATGATAGCACATCTATCGATTTCAAGGCTCATGGCAATGAACCTTTCTGGGGACTTGAAATCGACCGGGATTCGCTGATTACTTTTAAAGTAGTCAGCGGTGATTCGTTGGGAGTGGTTATTGCTGATGTAAAAGCTGATTCTAGTGGTGGAGAGCTTACATTTTTAAGTAAACCGAATAACGATTCCCTGAATATTGCATTGCACCCCATCGGCTGCATGGACAACATGTCGGGAAAGGTCTATGATTACCGAGTATTTGTAACTCAAGGGGAGAAGAAGTATTTCGGTTGCGGTGGTTTTATTCAATAG
- a CDS encoding GxxExxY protein: MKVTQKYVNQIAYDVVGCAIEVHKNLGPGLLESIYEKCLIEEIKEQGLKVISQLTIPIYYKSRLLDQSLKLDLLVNDLVIVELKAVELILPVFKAQLLTYLRLTQKPKGLLINFHCENIVHNLVPLVTEEFAKLDKE, encoded by the coding sequence ATGAAGGTCACTCAAAAGTATGTTAATCAGATAGCTTATGATGTAGTTGGCTGTGCCATTGAAGTGCATAAAAATCTTGGTCCGGGACTGTTGGAGTCTATTTATGAAAAATGCTTGATTGAAGAGATAAAAGAACAAGGTTTAAAAGTCATATCTCAGTTAACTATTCCAATTTATTATAAGAGCAGACTTCTGGATCAAAGTTTAAAATTAGATTTACTTGTCAATGATTTAGTCATTGTAGAGTTGAAAGCTGTTGAACTAATTTTACCGGTTTTCAAAGCACAGTTATTGACGTATCTTAGGCTGACTCAAAAACCAAAAGGGTTGCTCATCAATTTCCATTGCGAAAATATAGTACATAATCTGGTACCGCTTGTTACAGAAGAATTCGCAAAACTCGATAAAGAATAA
- a CDS encoding WbqC family protein — MKLALLTPQFAPNLYDLAIILQADRVVLQDVEQWSRKSRVHRTQIRTPEGTQWINIPILTEDRKKAIKDVRIDHSEDWITPLLRSIRYNYRNSVYYDFYEPEINADFRSAGEYKYLKPFILHIQKRLFQFMELSIHYEFASDLEEYTSNPDELVKRLGASTLFQEHDSRHYLRQAECKAEPDFKHPEYRQHFDGFEPWCCILDVLFQFGPESFKITDKLHVDS; from the coding sequence ATGAAACTCGCACTCTTAACCCCGCAATTTGCCCCGAATTTGTATGACCTGGCCATTATTCTGCAGGCCGATCGGGTTGTATTGCAGGATGTCGAGCAGTGGTCACGCAAGAGCCGGGTTCACAGGACTCAAATCAGAACACCGGAGGGCACACAGTGGATCAATATTCCCATCCTCACCGAAGATCGTAAGAAAGCCATTAAAGATGTTCGTATTGATCATAGTGAAGACTGGATCACTCCATTGTTACGTAGCATCAGGTACAACTATCGCAACAGTGTGTATTATGATTTTTACGAGCCGGAAATCAATGCCGATTTCAGATCAGCGGGTGAATATAAATACCTGAAGCCTTTTATATTACATATCCAAAAACGATTGTTTCAGTTTATGGAGCTTTCTATACATTATGAATTCGCTAGCGATCTTGAAGAGTATACATCCAATCCTGATGAGCTTGTAAAACGTTTGGGGGCTAGCACCCTCTTCCAGGAGCACGACAGCCGACATTACCTGCGTCAGGCTGAGTGTAAAGCAGAACCGGATTTTAAACATCCCGAGTACCGGCAGCATTTTGACGGTTTTGAACCGTGGTGCTGCATCCTGGATGTGCTGTTTCAGTTCGGACCTGAGAGTTTTAAAATCACAGACAAGTTACATGTTGATAGTTGA